ACATTTTACTCAGGTGATAGCTGTTGCTCAACAAATCGGCCGCCAGTTGTGCGATTTCTTTATCCGGATGATGCACAAAATATTTGTTATCGATGGGCGTATTTTGAGTGAGGGCTTGTTGGATTTCTTCATAGATTTGTTTGAAAACTGGATTTTGCAGTTCCAGTTCATCCGCGGTGAGTTCATGGATGATGTAGCTGGCTACAGAAATCTGTTGTGCATTCCCTTCTTCATCTTTCAGGACAAAAAGGATATTGTTTCCATAATTCAGTAAAAGCCTGATGATATCTTTTTCGATAATTTCTGAAGGATCAGAAATGACGATGGAAGAGGAAGATGCAGGCTCCTGACTTTTTTTCCCGCTTTCAGTTTTCTGCCAGCCGTATTTTTGCTCGGCTTTTGTTCTTCGTATTTTAGCAATTTCAGCATAAATCACCTGTTCGCCCACATCAAGATTGGCGGCACATTCCCTGACGTAAACAGAACGGGTAATAATGTCGGGAATAATGGCAATGCTCCTGACTACTTCTGCAATAAGACCGGCCTTTTTTATGGGATCGCCCTGTGTATCTTCGAGGAGGAGCTTTATTTTAAAGCTGATGAAATCGGACTCGTTTTGAGCGATGTATTGTTCAAATTCAGAGGCTCCGTGTTTCTGGGCAAAAGAATCAGGATCTTCACCATCCGGCAGTAAAAGGACCTTTACGTTCAGGCCTTCTTCGAGAACCATATCAATGCCCCTGATTGAGGCTTTTATACCGGCTGCATCCCCGTCATAAAGGATGGTCACATTGGGGGTAAACCGTTTCATCAGCCGTATCTGGTCAACCGTAAGGGAGGTTCCCGATGAGGCAATGGTATTTTCAATTCCTACCTGGTGCATGGAAATCACATCGGCATATCCTTCAACCAGATAGCATTTATTATGTTGCACGATGGCTTGCCGGGCCTGATACAAGCCGTAAAGGACCTTGCTCTTGTGATATATTTCGGATTCAGGCGAATTGAC
This genomic window from Bacteroidota bacterium contains:
- a CDS encoding toprim domain-containing protein, which codes for VNSPESEIYHKSKVLYGLYQARQAIVQHNKCYLVEGYADVISMHQVGIENTIASSGTSLTVDQIRLMKRFTPNVTILYDGDAAGIKASIRGIDMVLEEGLNVKVLLLPDGEDPDSFAQKHGASEFEQYIAQNESDFISFKIKLLLEDTQGDPIKKAGLIAEVVRSIAIIPDIITRSVYVRECAANLDVGEQVIYAEIAKIRRTKAEQKYGWQKTESGKKSQEPASSSSIVISDPSEIIEKDIIRLLLNYGNNILFVLKDEEGNAQQISVASYIIHELTADELELQNPVFKQIYEEIQQALTQNTPIDNKYFVHHPDKEIAQLAADLLSNSYHLSKMWKVDILFDDTLKKWVLDTIMSFKNQKILTVLRQTQNQLIRAQEEKDLEEIEELQDKYMVLNDCKKRLSKERVILY